From the genome of Prevotella herbatica, one region includes:
- the ftsH gene encoding ATP-dependent zinc metalloprotease FtsH, producing the protein MDNKNNPLNNRDKNDPKMPRFNMNWLYLLVALTLGIIIFSGGGNMLAGDGASQEATYTKFKQYVEKGYATNVVINKEKSTLKMFVNPKHIQDVFHRNSKQVGSNPYLNVNFGSIDELEKYLTQEQQTKKIADFSYENNDSNGFLSNILFSYGPFILLLVFWFWIMRRMSGGNGAGGGSGIFSVGKSKAKLYEKANELGITFKDVAGQEGAKQEVQEIVEFLKNPKKYTELGGKIPKGALLVGPPGTGKTLLAKAVAGEAGVPFFSMSGSDFVEMFVGVGASRVRDVFHQAKEKSPCIIFIDEIDAVGRARSKNPSMGGNDERENTLNALLTEMDGFGTNSGVIVLAATNRADMLDKALLRAGRFDRQINVDLPDLTERKAIFQVHLRPLKIDNSLDLDFLARQTPGFSGADIANVCNEAALIAARHNSKCVVKQDFIDAVDRIIGGLEKKTKIMTANEKRSIALHEAGHATISWFCEHANPLVKVSIVPRGQALGAAWYLPEERQITTKEQMLDEICALLGGRAAEELFTGHISTGAMNDLERATKSAFGMIAYAGMSDRLPNICYYNNQEYQFQRPYSETTAKIIDDEVLKMVNSEYAHAKQILEEHKEGHNKLAELLITREVIYAEDVEEIFGKRPWVSRSQEIIEENEANAPKLEDMPDVVKEAEAEHQATKDNE; encoded by the coding sequence ATGGACAATAAAAACAACCCTTTAAATAACAGAGACAAAAACGATCCAAAGATGCCACGTTTCAATATGAACTGGCTCTATCTGCTCGTAGCCCTTACATTGGGAATTATTATTTTCTCTGGCGGAGGTAATATGCTAGCTGGTGACGGAGCAAGTCAGGAAGCTACATATACAAAGTTTAAACAATATGTAGAGAAAGGATATGCTACCAACGTTGTAATAAACAAAGAAAAGAGTACTCTTAAAATGTTTGTTAACCCCAAACATATTCAGGATGTATTCCATAGAAATTCAAAACAAGTTGGTTCAAATCCATACTTAAACGTGAATTTCGGATCTATTGACGAACTGGAAAAATATCTAACTCAAGAGCAACAGACAAAAAAGATTGCTGATTTTAGCTACGAGAATAACGACAGTAATGGCTTCCTTAGCAATATATTATTCAGTTATGGACCATTTATACTATTGCTAGTATTCTGGTTCTGGATAATGAGACGTATGAGTGGAGGAAATGGTGCCGGTGGAGGCAGTGGTATCTTCAGCGTAGGAAAAAGTAAAGCTAAACTTTACGAAAAGGCTAACGAACTAGGAATAACGTTCAAAGATGTTGCCGGACAAGAAGGAGCAAAACAGGAAGTTCAGGAAATAGTAGAATTCCTAAAGAATCCAAAGAAATATACAGAACTTGGAGGAAAAATTCCAAAGGGAGCTTTGCTAGTTGGTCCTCCGGGAACAGGTAAGACATTGCTTGCAAAAGCTGTTGCTGGTGAAGCAGGAGTTCCATTCTTCTCAATGAGTGGTTCTGACTTCGTTGAAATGTTTGTCGGTGTAGGCGCAAGTCGTGTACGTGACGTATTTCACCAAGCAAAGGAAAAATCTCCATGTATCATTTTCATAGATGAGATTGATGCCGTTGGTAGAGCAAGAAGCAAAAATCCTTCAATGGGCGGTAACGATGAGCGTGAAAACACCCTGAACGCACTGCTTACAGAAATGGATGGTTTTGGAACAAACAGTGGTGTTATAGTACTCGCTGCAACAAACCGTGCAGACATGCTTGATAAGGCTTTGTTGCGTGCTGGACGTTTTGACAGACAGATAAATGTGGACCTGCCAGATTTGACAGAGCGTAAAGCTATTTTCCAAGTTCATCTCAGACCATTAAAAATTGATAACTCTCTAGATCTTGATTTCCTTGCTCGACAGACACCAGGATTCTCAGGTGCTGATATTGCTAACGTATGTAATGAGGCTGCACTTATTGCCGCAAGACATAACAGTAAATGCGTTGTCAAACAAGATTTTATAGATGCTGTAGACCGTATAATTGGCGGTTTGGAAAAGAAAACTAAGATAATGACTGCCAACGAGAAGCGTTCTATCGCACTTCATGAGGCAGGTCATGCTACTATAAGTTGGTTCTGTGAACATGCTAATCCTCTTGTAAAGGTAAGCATCGTACCACGTGGACAGGCTTTGGGCGCAGCATGGTATCTTCCAGAAGAACGCCAGATCACAACTAAAGAGCAGATGCTTGACGAAATATGTGCATTACTTGGTGGACGTGCTGCAGAGGAACTCTTTACAGGTCACATATCTACTGGAGCAATGAACGATCTTGAACGTGCTACTAAGAGTGCATTTGGAATGATCGCATACGCAGGTATGAGCGACAGATTACCAAATATCTGCTATTATAACAACCAGGAATACCAATTCCAGCGTCCATATTCAGAGACTACAGCAAAGATAATAGACGATGAAGTTCTAAAGATGGTAAATTCAGAATACGCCCATGCAAAGCAAATTCTTGAGGAACATAAGGAAGGACACAATAAACTTGCCGAACTCCTTATCACAAGAGAAGTTATCTATGCAGAGGATGTAGAAGAAATATTCGGCAAACGCCCTTGGGTAAGCCGTTCTCAGGAAATTATCGAAGAAAACGAAGCCAATGCTCCTAAGCTTGAAGACATGCCAGACGTTGTAAAGGAGGCAGAAGCAGAGCATCAGGCAACAAAAGACAATGAATAA
- a CDS encoding DUF349 domain-containing protein, with amino-acid sequence MMNSQENTPKEGMLDDEMQKTTSSAEVENKKETPAEPKTYKSKAEILERLKEIVGNEENPTKEELDNLKTTFYKIHITERDTKQKAYLEAGGDPEKYVMVPDEDEEIFKAQMSVIKERRAKLFLEQESEKQNNLQKKIDIIERIKAMATSPDEANKSYQEFKELQMKWKDIRIVPADKANELWRNYQLYVEQYYDLLNLNREAREYDFKKNLETKRHLCDAAEKLAEEQDVISAFHQLQELHQQYRETGPVTKELREETWNRFKTASTVINKKHQKHFEDLRAKEDENLEKKTKLCEQLEEIVKAENNGEGDWDKHTKEIIGLQAEWKKIGFAPQKMNVKIFERFRASCDEFFGNKAEHFKEIKQHFNENAEKKQKLIEEAESLNDSTDWKATTDKFIALQKDWKTIGPVPKKLGDELWAKFLSACNKFFEARNAANAGTRNEEHSNLSKKKEIISELKTLAEEASDNVQDKVQKLVEEYNNIGHVPYKDKDKLYKEYHDILDKLYKDLHISIAKKRIDNFRNNLKNVARNGEDAIDNERGRLMRRYESLKQEIITYENNLGFLSVSSKKGNSLIDEMNHKVQKLKDDVELIKQKIKAIDAENFNR; translated from the coding sequence ATGATGAACTCTCAAGAGAATACCCCTAAAGAGGGAATGTTAGATGATGAAATGCAGAAGACTACAAGTTCTGCTGAAGTAGAGAATAAAAAAGAAACTCCTGCCGAGCCAAAAACATATAAGAGCAAGGCTGAGATTCTAGAACGTCTCAAAGAAATTGTCGGAAATGAAGAGAACCCAACAAAAGAGGAACTCGATAATCTAAAAACCACTTTCTACAAAATTCATATTACAGAGCGTGACACAAAGCAAAAAGCATATCTGGAAGCCGGTGGCGACCCAGAGAAATATGTTATGGTACCAGATGAAGATGAAGAAATATTCAAGGCTCAAATGAGCGTGATAAAAGAGCGTCGTGCAAAGTTATTCCTTGAGCAAGAATCTGAAAAACAAAATAATCTACAGAAAAAGATAGATATCATAGAGCGCATAAAGGCTATGGCAACTTCTCCTGACGAGGCTAACAAAAGCTATCAGGAATTTAAGGAGTTGCAAATGAAATGGAAAGACATTAGAATTGTTCCTGCAGACAAAGCCAACGAATTATGGAGAAACTATCAACTTTATGTAGAGCAATATTATGACCTACTGAACTTAAATCGCGAAGCACGCGAATATGACTTTAAGAAGAATCTTGAAACAAAACGTCACTTATGCGATGCTGCTGAAAAGCTTGCTGAAGAACAAGATGTTATAAGTGCGTTCCACCAACTACAAGAACTTCATCAACAATACCGCGAAACAGGTCCTGTTACGAAGGAACTGCGCGAGGAAACATGGAACAGATTCAAGACTGCATCAACCGTGATAAACAAGAAGCACCAAAAGCACTTCGAAGATTTGCGCGCAAAAGAAGATGAAAACCTTGAAAAGAAAACCAAACTATGTGAGCAACTTGAAGAAATCGTAAAAGCCGAGAACAATGGTGAAGGCGATTGGGACAAACATACTAAAGAAATCATAGGTCTTCAAGCTGAATGGAAGAAAATAGGATTTGCACCACAGAAGATGAACGTGAAGATCTTTGAGAGATTCCGTGCATCATGTGACGAATTCTTCGGTAACAAGGCTGAACACTTCAAGGAAATCAAACAGCATTTTAATGAGAATGCTGAAAAGAAGCAAAAACTGATTGAAGAGGCAGAATCACTTAATGATAGTACTGATTGGAAAGCTACTACAGACAAGTTTATCGCACTACAGAAAGATTGGAAGACCATAGGTCCTGTTCCAAAGAAGCTAGGTGATGAACTGTGGGCTAAATTCCTGTCTGCCTGCAACAAGTTCTTTGAAGCACGTAATGCAGCGAATGCTGGTACTCGCAATGAGGAACATAGCAACTTAAGCAAAAAGAAAGAGATTATATCAGAACTTAAAACTCTAGCAGAAGAAGCTTCAGATAACGTACAGGATAAAGTCCAAAAACTTGTTGAAGAATACAACAATATTGGACATGTACCATATAAAGACAAAGATAAACTTTATAAAGAATATCATGATATTCTGGATAAGTTATACAAAGACCTTCATATATCTATTGCTAAAAAGCGCATAGACAACTTCAGAAACAACTTGAAGAATGTTGCTAGAAACGGTGAAGATGCAATAGACAACGAACGTGGTAGACTTATGAGACGCTATGAAAGTCTGAAGCAAGAAATTATTACATACGAGAACAACCTCGGCTTCCTTAGTGTAAGCAGCAAGAAAGGTAATAGCCTTATTGATGAAATGAATCACAAGGTTCAGAAACTTAAGGATGATGTGGAACTTATTAAGCAGAAAATCAAGGCTATTGATGCTGAGAACTTTAATAGATAA
- a CDS encoding phosphatidate cytidylyltransferase: MTNKVQNLITRTITGALFVTIMVVGFFSPRAMVALFALITGMAVWEYTGLVNQRENIKVNRFISTIAGVYFFIAVAAFRIGIATNFVIFVPYLLTIVYLFISELYLKQKDPINDWAYTMLGQMYIALPFSMINILGFEVSANGNGISYNMLIPLCVFIFLWLNDTGAYCSGSLFGKHKLFPRISPAKSWEGSIGGGILVMIVAGVIGYLTNENGASTSHLSVIGWIGLGLTVVVFGTLGDLVESLFKRTLNIKDSGNILPGHGGMLDRFDSSLMAIPAVVIYLYTIQIF, encoded by the coding sequence ATGACTAACAAAGTACAAAATCTAATAACACGCACTATTACAGGTGCATTATTTGTCACCATCATGGTTGTGGGATTCTTTAGTCCCAGAGCTATGGTGGCTCTTTTTGCTCTCATAACTGGTATGGCAGTATGGGAATATACAGGACTTGTAAACCAAAGAGAGAATATTAAGGTAAACAGATTCATATCAACAATAGCTGGTGTTTATTTTTTCATAGCAGTAGCAGCATTCAGAATTGGCATTGCGACAAATTTCGTAATCTTCGTTCCGTATCTTCTGACAATTGTTTATCTGTTTATCAGCGAACTATATCTTAAACAGAAAGACCCCATAAACGATTGGGCATACACTATGCTTGGACAAATGTATATTGCATTGCCTTTCTCGATGATAAACATACTTGGTTTTGAGGTTTCTGCTAACGGAAACGGTATCAGCTACAACATGTTAATACCATTATGCGTATTCATTTTTCTATGGCTCAACGATACTGGTGCATATTGCAGCGGTTCACTCTTCGGAAAACATAAACTATTTCCAAGAATTAGTCCGGCAAAAAGCTGGGAAGGCAGTATTGGAGGTGGCATACTTGTTATGATTGTTGCAGGAGTAATCGGCTATCTGACTAACGAAAACGGCGCATCAACATCACATTTATCTGTAATAGGATGGATTGGACTAGGACTCACAGTAGTCGTCTTCGGAACATTAGGTGATCTTGTAGAGAGCCTTTTCAAAAGAACTTTGAATATTAAGGACAGTGGAAATATTCTCCCCGGACACGGAGGAATGCTAGACCGCTTTGATTCATCATTGATGGCGATTCCAGCAGTTGTAATATACCTCTATACAATACAGATTTTCTAA
- a CDS encoding magnesium transporter CorA family protein, with the protein MRTYWNISENLSALKEWQPNCWIQVTCPTDEDQEYLEDTFKIPDYFLSDISDTDERARYEYDDGWMLIILRIPYVKEVRSRTPYTTVPLGIIHKRDVTITVCYYETNMMIDFVSYQQKRREGFTDYVDLIFRLFLSSAVWYLKRLKQINTLIEKAKHNLDQGVNNESLIGLSRLQDSLTYFITSIRGNENLLQKLKFKLQVDELDADLIEDVSIEMTQARETTNIYSDILESTMETYSSIINNNMNTVMRTLTSVSIIMMFPTLIASIFGMNLLNGMETNKFGFIIAIVISVLVSGMSWWILRYKRLL; encoded by the coding sequence TGAGAACATATTGGAACATTAGCGAGAATTTGAGCGCCCTCAAAGAGTGGCAGCCCAATTGTTGGATACAGGTTACATGCCCAACAGACGAAGATCAGGAATATCTTGAAGATACTTTCAAAATACCAGATTACTTTCTATCAGACATTAGCGATACCGACGAGCGTGCACGTTATGAATATGATGACGGATGGATGCTTATCATCCTTCGTATACCATACGTAAAAGAAGTTCGTTCACGTACGCCTTACACTACTGTACCACTTGGTATAATACATAAGCGCGATGTCACAATAACAGTTTGCTATTACGAAACGAATATGATGATAGACTTCGTGAGCTATCAGCAGAAAAGACGCGAGGGATTCACAGACTACGTGGATCTGATATTCCGCCTATTCCTTTCTAGTGCTGTTTGGTATCTGAAACGACTTAAACAGATAAACACACTGATTGAAAAAGCAAAGCATAATCTTGATCAGGGAGTGAACAACGAAAGTCTAATTGGACTAAGCCGTCTACAAGACTCACTTACATATTTCATCACATCAATACGTGGCAACGAAAATCTTCTGCAAAAACTGAAGTTTAAACTTCAAGTGGACGAATTGGATGCTGACCTTATTGAGGACGTAAGTATTGAGATGACACAGGCTCGCGAAACAACAAACATATATTCAGATATTCTGGAATCAACGATGGAGACGTATTCAAGTATTATTAATAATAACATGAATACGGTGATGCGTACGCTTACCTCTGTGAGTATTATTATGATGTTCCCTACCCTTATAGCAAGTATATTTGGTATGAATTTGCTTAACGGAATGGAAACAAATAAGTTTGGATTCATCATAGCAATCGTTATCTCTGTATTGGTATCAGGTATGTCATGGTGGATTTTGCGTTACAAACGCCTACTATAA
- the rsfS gene encoding ribosome silencing factor — METTSKLVETITKGIQEKKGEYITIVNLTNIDGAIAKYFVICQGNSTTQVEAIASSVSDTVRTEIKEKPTNVAGLGNKEWVAIDYSDVLVHIFMPETREFYNLETLWEDAGLTKIPNLD; from the coding sequence ATGGAAACAACAAGTAAATTAGTTGAAACTATAACAAAAGGCATACAAGAGAAAAAAGGCGAATACATAACTATCGTAAACCTGACAAATATAGATGGAGCAATTGCAAAATACTTCGTAATATGTCAAGGTAATTCGACAACTCAGGTAGAAGCAATTGCCAGTTCTGTAAGCGACACTGTACGCACTGAAATAAAAGAAAAACCTACAAACGTAGCTGGTCTTGGTAATAAAGAATGGGTAGCTATTGACTATTCAGATGTATTGGTACATATATTTATGCCAGAGACACGCGAATTCTATAATTTGGAAACATTATGGGAAGATGCCGGCTTAACTAAAATCCCAAATCTGGATTAG